Proteins co-encoded in one Opitutus terrae PB90-1 genomic window:
- a CDS encoding glycosyltransferase, whose translation MIYFDVTKTAAVRHRSGLARLSARLRDELGEAASAGSWQECSARATADDWFVTSELFSESERPGFTEFLEARRCRTAAIFADAIPLKHPHITWPQSVARHPHYLKLLARFDRVWAISQGSRDELCDYWRWLGLERKPPVEVLPLGADLAGTPRVVAPWPAPRARALLCVGILEPRKNQLLLLNAAEALWHEGLDFDLHVVGRVNPHFGAPIVARVKALRQAGRAVHHHAAASDAALSQLFATVRATVFPTMAEGCGLPLLESLWQGVPCVCSDLPVLRENADGGGCWLVPTGDPIAWVDALRMILTDDARCLQLATEARQRPLPTWRAAAERLRGGLK comes from the coding sequence ATGATCTACTTCGACGTCACAAAAACCGCAGCCGTGCGTCACCGTTCAGGATTGGCGCGGCTGAGCGCGCGGCTGCGAGACGAACTCGGCGAGGCGGCCTCGGCCGGTTCCTGGCAGGAGTGCAGTGCGCGGGCCACGGCGGATGACTGGTTCGTCACCAGCGAGCTGTTTTCCGAAAGCGAGCGGCCGGGGTTCACGGAGTTTTTGGAGGCGCGGCGGTGTCGGACGGCCGCGATTTTTGCGGATGCGATCCCGCTGAAACATCCGCACATCACCTGGCCGCAGAGCGTGGCGCGGCATCCGCATTACCTGAAATTGCTGGCGCGGTTCGACCGCGTGTGGGCGATCTCGCAGGGGAGCCGCGACGAGTTGTGTGATTACTGGCGCTGGCTGGGGCTCGAGCGAAAGCCACCGGTGGAAGTGCTGCCCTTGGGCGCGGATCTCGCCGGCACGCCGCGCGTGGTGGCGCCGTGGCCCGCTCCGCGAGCACGGGCGCTGCTCTGCGTGGGCATCCTGGAACCGCGCAAAAACCAGCTGCTCCTGCTCAACGCCGCCGAGGCGTTGTGGCACGAGGGGCTCGATTTCGACCTCCATGTGGTCGGCCGCGTGAATCCTCATTTCGGCGCGCCGATCGTCGCGCGCGTCAAGGCGCTGCGCCAGGCCGGGCGCGCCGTGCACCATCATGCGGCGGCGTCGGACGCAGCGCTGTCGCAACTGTTCGCCACGGTGCGCGCCACCGTTTTTCCGACGATGGCGGAAGGTTGCGGATTGCCGTTGCTGGAATCGCTCTGGCAGGGCGTGCCGTGCGTGTGCAGCGATCTGCCGGTGCTGCGGGAGAACGCCGACGGCGGCGGCTGCTGGCTGGTGCCCACGGGCGATCCGATCGCGTGGGTGGACGCGCTGCGGATGATCCTCACGGACGACGCGCGGTGCCTGCAACTCGCGACCGAGGCACGGCAGCGGCCGCTGCCGACCTGGCGCGCCGCCGCCGAGCGATTGCGCGGCGGATTGAAATAA
- a CDS encoding glycosyltransferase, whose translation MFLLDLSHTSHSTARTGIQRVARSLHAALGDQAQAVCFDPWLDAWRGLERWEFARLDSRAAPATRRSARWPWIAQWRGRYRRRFGRGAAALPPSEGLIVPEVFSANVAAALPTLFAQTSGPRVAMFHDALPLRFPEFTAPGTVSRFPYYLRELLDFDGIVAVSEDSRAALLGYWRWLQVPQPPPVLALPHGVEPPAARVSVTRTPRTRPGVLSVGTIEGRKNHLALLAACEQLWRAGADFELQLIGFVARQSGTEVQQRIRTLQSAGRPLRFTGPVSDELLEAAYADCDFTVYPSIAEGFGLPVVESLVRGRPCVCSAHGAVGELTRDGGCVGLDVLDASGLAAAIGRLLAAPAELEALSAAARQRTFKTWADYTRELLAWMRTLPRR comes from the coding sequence ATGTTCCTGCTCGATCTCTCGCACACCAGCCATTCGACCGCGCGGACGGGGATTCAGCGCGTGGCGCGCTCGCTGCACGCGGCACTCGGAGACCAAGCGCAGGCCGTGTGCTTCGATCCATGGCTCGACGCCTGGCGTGGACTCGAGCGCTGGGAGTTCGCCCGCCTCGACTCCCGGGCCGCGCCCGCCACCCGGCGCTCCGCGCGGTGGCCCTGGATCGCGCAGTGGCGCGGCCGCTATCGGCGCCGCTTCGGTCGCGGCGCGGCGGCCCTCCCGCCCAGCGAGGGCCTGATCGTGCCGGAGGTGTTTTCCGCGAACGTGGCCGCGGCGCTGCCGACGCTGTTCGCGCAAACGAGCGGCCCGCGCGTGGCGATGTTTCACGACGCGCTGCCGCTGCGGTTCCCCGAGTTCACAGCGCCGGGCACGGTCAGCCGGTTTCCATATTACCTGCGCGAACTGCTGGATTTCGACGGGATCGTGGCGGTGTCGGAGGATTCCCGCGCCGCACTGCTCGGGTATTGGCGTTGGCTGCAAGTGCCCCAGCCTCCACCCGTCCTCGCGCTGCCACACGGCGTCGAGCCGCCAGCCGCCCGCGTATCCGTCACCCGGACGCCACGAACGCGTCCGGGGGTGCTCAGCGTGGGCACAATCGAAGGCCGGAAGAACCACCTGGCGCTCCTCGCGGCGTGCGAGCAACTCTGGCGGGCGGGCGCAGACTTCGAGTTGCAGCTCATCGGTTTCGTGGCGCGTCAGAGCGGCACGGAGGTGCAGCAGCGAATTCGGACCCTGCAGAGCGCCGGCCGCCCGCTGCGATTCACCGGGCCCGTCAGCGACGAACTGCTTGAAGCGGCCTACGCCGACTGTGATTTCACCGTCTACCCATCGATCGCGGAAGGCTTCGGACTGCCGGTCGTCGAAAGTCTCGTCCGCGGCCGGCCCTGCGTTTGTTCGGCACACGGAGCGGTCGGCGAGCTCACTCGTGACGGTGGGTGCGTCGGGCTCGACGTGCTCGACGCCAGCGGCTTGGCGGCGGCGATCGGCCGGTTGCTGGCCGCGCCGGCCGAACTCGAAGCGCTGAGCGCGGCGGCGCGCCAACGCACGTTCAAGACCTGGGCCGACTACACCCGCGAGTTGCTGGCATGGATGCGAACCCTGCCTCGCCGTTGA
- a CDS encoding glycosyltransferase family 4 protein, giving the protein MSASAPVIAYLFTTFPKSTETFLQREIIAMREHGVTLQLYSLWGGGDSFRGLPVTRFNKWRLFTLLWWIPYESWRRPEVLRQLLRGLCTRRAPSWLNFWENMLGAGFACLFAREFRSRPPALVHATWGGAPATAAWLLWRLDGHRFTAAAHAYDIYEHGGDWWLREKLAEAALIHTSTEMARQALVARGVPPERIHCIRRGLDRFPELKSLRAHRDPLHLVCVARLVEKKGLAHQLQIYAALHSAGIAFEAHVVGEGPLRAELEQQAGRLGIAAQVTFTGHLPQHEVWTQLAWADVLLHTGVIAPSGDRDGLPNVIPEAMAIGTLVVTSPAAATTEAITNGVTGLVAAAEATEDWVAALRQLRTDDALAERLRHAARRWVEENFNAHDNAGRLLAQFRAVLGT; this is encoded by the coding sequence TTGTCCGCTTCCGCGCCCGTCATCGCCTATCTCTTCACCACGTTTCCCAAATCGACGGAGACGTTCCTCCAGCGCGAGATCATCGCCATGCGCGAGCATGGCGTGACGTTGCAGCTGTATTCGCTGTGGGGTGGGGGCGATTCGTTTCGCGGGCTGCCGGTCACGCGGTTCAACAAATGGCGGCTGTTCACGTTGCTCTGGTGGATTCCGTATGAGTCGTGGCGGCGGCCCGAAGTGCTGCGGCAGCTGCTGCGCGGGCTATGCACGCGCCGCGCGCCGTCGTGGCTGAACTTTTGGGAGAACATGCTCGGGGCGGGCTTCGCCTGTCTCTTCGCCCGCGAGTTTCGGTCCCGCCCACCGGCGCTGGTCCATGCGACGTGGGGCGGTGCGCCCGCGACGGCGGCGTGGCTGCTGTGGCGGCTCGATGGACACCGGTTCACCGCGGCGGCGCACGCCTACGATATTTACGAGCATGGGGGCGACTGGTGGTTGCGCGAAAAGCTCGCGGAGGCGGCGTTGATTCACACCTCCACCGAGATGGCGCGGCAGGCGCTCGTCGCGCGCGGCGTGCCGCCCGAGCGGATCCATTGCATCCGGCGCGGACTGGATCGATTCCCCGAGCTGAAATCGCTGCGTGCGCATCGTGATCCGCTGCACCTCGTGTGCGTGGCGCGGCTGGTGGAGAAAAAGGGGCTCGCGCACCAACTGCAGATCTACGCGGCGCTGCACTCGGCCGGGATCGCGTTCGAGGCGCACGTCGTCGGCGAAGGACCGCTGCGCGCTGAGTTGGAGCAACAGGCCGGACGCCTCGGCATCGCGGCCCAGGTGACGTTCACCGGTCACCTGCCGCAGCACGAGGTCTGGACGCAACTCGCGTGGGCCGACGTACTCCTGCACACGGGCGTGATCGCGCCCAGTGGCGACCGCGACGGACTGCCCAACGTCATCCCCGAAGCGATGGCGATCGGCACGCTGGTGGTGACTTCGCCCGCGGCGGCCACGACGGAAGCCATCACCAACGGCGTCACGGGCCTCGTCGCTGCGGCCGAGGCCACCGAGGATTGGGTGGCGGCGCTGCGACAGCTCCGCACCGATGATGCGCTGGCGGAGCGGCTGCGCCACGCAGCCCGACGCTGGGTGGAGGAGAATTTCAACGCGCACGACAACGCCGGTCGGCTGCTCGCTCAGTTCCGCGCCGTGCTGGGAACATGA
- a CDS encoding glycosyltransferase: MGKLRILVLTSSTGGGHDARAEAFAEWCFQLYRHDVEVRIEQMLEKSSFVNRTGVRLYNRIQRSAPWVHKLFYAIVELLSVINRRNVVFGHRYYVEVLHRYRPHLVFSVHDCLNRGYFQLARQILGASNVRCATYCGEFSGGWGYSRNWIEPTVDLYLSRTGTARDYAVKCGLPEERARVRGSMMHPRAYLEVLSPGERHSFLTRKLGLDADRFTVFLATGSNGANNHFELLAGLLRHADRVQAILICGRNKQVYNDLVQWRTEHPEFSCYIEGYSDVVHLLMQVSDVIVTRGGTTTCAKALHFRCPIVFNAFGGIMPQEQLTWKFFRNGAGCRKVESGEDFAAIIDEWTDKPGAYLVARDNFLRLRYEEDPTVVIDELVGLANEVAQVRLKRRAFPPPNGNGNGGKTA, translated from the coding sequence GTGGGCAAGCTGCGCATATTGGTGCTGACCTCCAGCACCGGCGGTGGCCACGATGCCCGCGCCGAGGCGTTCGCCGAGTGGTGCTTTCAGCTCTACCGGCACGATGTCGAGGTGCGGATCGAGCAGATGCTCGAGAAATCCTCATTCGTGAACCGCACCGGCGTGCGGCTCTACAACCGGATCCAGCGGAGTGCGCCGTGGGTGCACAAGCTGTTCTACGCGATCGTGGAACTGCTGAGCGTCATCAACCGACGCAACGTGGTGTTTGGCCATCGCTACTACGTCGAGGTGTTGCACCGCTACCGGCCGCATCTGGTCTTCAGCGTGCACGACTGCCTCAACCGCGGCTATTTCCAGCTCGCGCGGCAGATCCTCGGCGCCTCGAACGTCCGCTGTGCCACGTATTGCGGCGAGTTCTCCGGCGGGTGGGGCTACTCGCGCAACTGGATCGAACCGACCGTCGATCTCTATCTTTCGCGGACCGGCACCGCCCGCGATTACGCGGTGAAGTGCGGCCTCCCGGAGGAACGCGCCCGCGTGCGGGGATCGATGATGCATCCTCGGGCCTACCTCGAAGTGCTGAGCCCGGGCGAGCGGCACTCGTTCCTGACGCGGAAGCTCGGACTCGATGCCGACCGGTTCACGGTGTTCCTGGCGACCGGCAGCAACGGCGCCAACAACCACTTCGAACTGCTCGCCGGCTTGCTGCGGCACGCCGATCGCGTGCAGGCGATCCTGATCTGCGGGCGCAACAAGCAAGTCTACAATGACCTCGTGCAGTGGCGCACGGAGCACCCGGAGTTTTCCTGCTACATCGAAGGCTACTCGGATGTCGTGCACCTGTTGATGCAGGTCAGCGATGTGATTGTCACGCGCGGCGGCACCACCACGTGCGCGAAGGCGCTGCATTTCCGCTGCCCGATTGTGTTCAATGCGTTCGGCGGGATCATGCCGCAGGAGCAGCTGACCTGGAAATTTTTCCGCAACGGCGCCGGTTGCCGCAAGGTGGAGAGCGGCGAGGACTTCGCCGCGATCATCGATGAATGGACCGACAAGCCCGGAGCCTACCTGGTGGCGCGCGACAACTTCCTGCGGCTGCGCTACGAGGAGGATCCCACGGTCGTGATCGACGAACTTGTCGGCCTGGCCAACGAGGTGGCGCAGGTGAGATTGAAGCGCCGCGCATTCCCGCCGCCGAACGGGAATGGAAACGGCGGAAAGACCGCTTAG
- a CDS encoding class I SAM-dependent methyltransferase, with product MPAVRPLSLALLLDRGDTLVASRDADAQRYWRENRRRIATAVARASELVPRAAPAASPARVLDIGPALEVELLAEFLPGIALETMGWADHRYQTPALRAHHPFDLNDAADPARWPRVERCDLILLLEVIEHVHISPLHVFRMLRSFLRPGGYLLVSTPNAAWLRNRWLLLTGHNPFELIREDPRNPGHFRELTRSELRRLLERAGLRVVALELDTLYAFSSASGRRFSRLARLLPPAFRHDMLCTVQRVE from the coding sequence GTGCCCGCCGTCCGCCCTCTCTCCCTTGCACTGCTGCTCGATCGTGGTGACACGCTGGTGGCGTCGCGGGACGCAGACGCCCAGCGTTACTGGCGCGAGAACCGGCGCCGGATCGCCACGGCCGTGGCGCGCGCGTCCGAACTCGTGCCGCGCGCGGCCCCGGCGGCCAGTCCGGCGCGCGTGCTCGACATCGGTCCGGCGCTGGAGGTCGAACTACTCGCGGAGTTTTTGCCGGGCATCGCGCTGGAAACGATGGGTTGGGCCGATCACCGCTATCAGACCCCCGCGCTGCGCGCCCATCATCCGTTCGACCTGAACGACGCGGCCGATCCCGCCCGCTGGCCGCGCGTGGAGCGCTGCGATCTGATTCTGCTGCTGGAGGTGATCGAGCACGTGCACATTTCGCCGCTGCATGTCTTCCGGATGCTGCGTTCGTTTCTCCGGCCCGGTGGATATCTGCTGGTATCGACGCCCAACGCCGCCTGGCTGCGCAACCGCTGGCTACTCCTCACGGGCCACAATCCCTTCGAGCTAATACGCGAGGATCCGCGGAACCCCGGGCATTTTCGCGAGCTCACCCGCAGCGAACTGCGACGGCTGCTCGAGCGCGCGGGGCTCCGGGTCGTCGCGCTCGAACTCGACACGCTTTACGCCTTCTCGTCCGCCTCCGGTCGTCGATTCAGCCGGCTGGCGCGACTGCTGCCGCCGGCGTTCCGGCACGACATGCTGTGCACGGTTCAGCGCGTTGAGTAA
- a CDS encoding aminotransferase class I/II-fold pyridoxal phosphate-dependent enzyme — MALSFFLKEKKGILARCRDDYATKMRLKYAPYYHAMEYQQGSTIKLDGREMIMLSSNDYLGLSFHPKVIEAGKAALTKWGTSTTGARPANGSRAYHVQLEEKLAAFLGREACHIHAAGYLSCLSSVASFAQKGDVVYADKNIHSCLWDGIRLSMATVERFSHNSPDDLRNVIAATQSDAPKMLVVEGVYSMEGHIARLPELLNIADENSLFSVVDDAHGFGVLGRQGRGTVDHHGVNDRVDVICGSMSKSLASTGGFVAASREVIEYLRSHSKQTIFSAAISPAQAGCAEASLDLMQSEPQHLERLWANTRKYRSILKGLGLDLWGSETPAVPIVLGSKERVYPFWRALMEKGVFTVMSIAPAVPAGKDLIRTAVSAMHTDEQLEKIGEAMAYAMRKL, encoded by the coding sequence ATGGCGTTATCATTTTTCCTGAAAGAAAAGAAAGGCATTCTGGCGCGCTGCCGCGACGATTACGCGACCAAGATGCGGCTGAAGTACGCGCCCTACTACCACGCGATGGAGTATCAGCAGGGCAGCACGATCAAACTCGACGGTCGCGAGATGATCATGCTCTCCAGCAACGACTATCTCGGGCTGTCGTTCCATCCCAAGGTCATTGAAGCCGGCAAAGCGGCGCTGACCAAATGGGGCACGAGCACGACTGGAGCCCGACCGGCGAACGGCTCCCGCGCCTATCACGTTCAGCTCGAGGAGAAGCTCGCGGCGTTTCTCGGCCGTGAGGCGTGCCACATCCACGCCGCAGGCTATCTCTCGTGCCTGTCGAGCGTCGCGTCGTTTGCGCAGAAGGGCGACGTCGTCTACGCTGACAAAAACATTCACTCCTGCCTCTGGGACGGCATCCGGCTCTCGATGGCCACCGTCGAGCGGTTCTCCCACAACAGTCCGGACGATCTGCGCAATGTCATCGCCGCGACCCAAAGCGACGCGCCGAAGATGCTCGTGGTCGAGGGCGTTTATTCGATGGAGGGACACATCGCGCGACTGCCGGAGCTGTTGAACATCGCCGATGAGAACAGCCTCTTCAGCGTCGTCGACGATGCCCATGGCTTCGGCGTCCTCGGCCGGCAGGGCCGCGGCACGGTCGATCACCACGGCGTCAACGACCGGGTTGACGTGATCTGTGGCAGCATGTCGAAATCGCTCGCGAGCACCGGCGGGTTCGTCGCCGCGTCGCGCGAGGTGATCGAATATCTCCGCTCGCATTCGAAGCAGACTATCTTCAGCGCGGCGATCAGCCCGGCCCAGGCCGGCTGTGCCGAGGCTTCGCTTGACCTCATGCAGTCGGAGCCGCAGCACTTGGAGCGCCTCTGGGCCAACACCCGCAAGTATCGCTCTATCCTGAAAGGGCTCGGACTGGACCTCTGGGGCAGCGAAACGCCCGCGGTCCCGATCGTGCTCGGCTCGAAGGAACGCGTTTATCCGTTTTGGCGCGCGCTCATGGAAAAGGGTGTGTTCACGGTCATGTCGATCGCGCCCGCCGTCCCCGCCGGCAAGGACCTGATTCGCACCGCCGTGTCGGCGATGCACACCGACGAGCAGTTGGAAAAGATCGGCGAGGCGATGGCCTACGCCATGCGCAAGCTGTGA
- a CDS encoding SDR family NAD(P)-dependent oxidoreductase encodes MPSQRLADLYRTAFVTGASAGLGRAFTEMLLAEGVRVWGTARDTGRLAEMASTHPAQFTPVVLDLADTTAAVGAFQRAQQSAGGAFDLVINNAGYGVFGRFETTEFAVWEAQVRAMLGASMQLAHVALAAMRQANRGCLVNVASLAVEFPLPFMSGYNVAKAGLAAFSESLVIETKGSGITVIDLRPGDFRTDFNQSMQTASASSAPREPMLDRSWTALDANLRAAPPPAAAAAGLRRALLRRRSGTVRLGSFFQARLAPLGAAWLPAGLRRALACRYFGI; translated from the coding sequence GTGCCCAGCCAACGTCTCGCCGATCTTTACCGCACCGCCTTTGTCACGGGCGCGAGCGCGGGCCTCGGCCGCGCGTTTACCGAGATGCTGCTGGCGGAGGGCGTGCGCGTCTGGGGCACGGCGCGGGACACCGGTCGGCTGGCCGAGATGGCGTCGACGCACCCGGCGCAGTTCACGCCGGTCGTGCTCGATCTGGCGGACACCACCGCGGCCGTGGGTGCCTTTCAGCGCGCCCAGCAATCGGCGGGCGGCGCATTCGATCTGGTGATCAACAACGCGGGTTACGGCGTGTTCGGCCGGTTCGAAACCACGGAGTTCGCCGTGTGGGAAGCGCAGGTGCGGGCGATGCTCGGAGCGAGCATGCAACTGGCGCACGTGGCCTTGGCCGCGATGCGGCAGGCGAACCGCGGCTGTCTGGTCAACGTCGCCTCGCTCGCGGTGGAGTTTCCCCTGCCGTTCATGAGCGGCTACAATGTCGCGAAGGCGGGGCTCGCCGCGTTCAGCGAGAGTTTAGTGATTGAAACCAAGGGCAGCGGGATCACGGTCATCGACCTCCGTCCCGGCGACTTCCGGACCGACTTCAACCAATCCATGCAAACCGCCTCCGCCTCCTCGGCGCCGCGCGAGCCCATGCTCGATCGCAGTTGGACGGCGCTCGATGCGAATCTGCGCGCCGCGCCGCCACCGGCCGCCGCGGCCGCGGGCTTGCGGCGCGCGCTGCTCCGGCGGCGCAGTGGGACCGTGCGGCTAGGGTCATTTTTCCAGGCCAGGCTGGCGCCGCTGGGTGCGGCCTGGCTGCCGGCAGGATTGCGCCGTGCGCTGGCGTGCCGCTATTTCGGCATCTGA
- a CDS encoding glycosyltransferase, translating into MLLLDLTHTSHTRARTGIQRVARALWRQLGANAMPVTRDPFLGGWRPLEPWELANLASTQGSERRHARWPWSAKWRSRFRRILRRNAPHLLTGNFTGSIEPELFSPVVGRELPRVFARVRGPRVALFHDAISLRLPELTPPAMVARLPGYLHELLQFDGIAAISEDSRDSLLGYWRWLGVPDTPPVIALPLGVDPSPAGVDRAPPSSAAPPVILSVGTLEGRKNHLALFAACEMLWVAGVAFTLRVIGHADAPTGGAALERIRALQASGRPVRYDGPADDPTIAAAYDECAFTVYPSLAEGFGLPVIESLARGRPCICLGRGALGEISRAGGCVPLDNVEPPTLAQAIRRLLESPSELQALSATASARRFNDWATYTAELTDWIATLRRRNSV; encoded by the coding sequence ATGCTGCTGCTCGATCTCACGCACACCAGTCACACCCGCGCCCGCACGGGCATCCAGCGGGTGGCGCGTGCGCTCTGGCGGCAGCTCGGTGCGAACGCCATGCCGGTCACCCGTGATCCGTTCCTCGGCGGCTGGCGGCCGCTCGAACCTTGGGAACTGGCCAATCTCGCCAGCACGCAGGGGAGCGAACGCCGCCATGCCCGATGGCCATGGTCGGCGAAATGGCGCAGTCGGTTCCGTCGCATCCTGCGGCGCAACGCCCCACACCTGCTGACGGGGAACTTCACAGGCTCGATCGAGCCAGAGCTGTTCAGCCCGGTCGTGGGCCGCGAGCTCCCGCGGGTGTTCGCCCGCGTGCGCGGGCCGCGCGTCGCGCTGTTCCATGACGCGATTTCTCTCCGGCTGCCGGAGCTGACGCCGCCGGCAATGGTGGCCCGGCTTCCCGGCTACTTGCACGAGCTGCTGCAGTTCGACGGAATCGCCGCGATTTCGGAGGACTCCCGCGACTCCTTGCTCGGCTATTGGCGCTGGCTCGGAGTTCCGGATACGCCGCCGGTCATCGCGCTGCCGCTGGGTGTCGATCCCTCACCCGCGGGCGTCGACCGTGCGCCGCCCTCGTCGGCCGCACCGCCGGTGATCCTCTCCGTCGGTACGCTCGAGGGGCGGAAGAACCACCTCGCGCTGTTCGCCGCCTGCGAGATGCTCTGGGTCGCGGGTGTGGCGTTTACGTTGCGGGTTATCGGCCACGCTGATGCGCCCACGGGCGGCGCCGCGCTCGAGCGGATTCGCGCCCTGCAAGCGAGCGGCCGGCCTGTACGCTACGACGGTCCCGCCGACGACCCGACCATTGCCGCGGCTTACGATGAATGCGCGTTCACGGTTTATCCCTCGCTGGCTGAGGGTTTCGGGCTGCCGGTGATCGAAAGCCTCGCCCGCGGCCGGCCGTGCATCTGCCTCGGCCGGGGCGCCCTCGGCGAGATCTCGCGTGCCGGCGGCTGTGTCCCACTCGACAACGTCGAACCGCCGACGCTCGCCCAGGCGATCCGGCGGTTGCTGGAATCGCCGAGCGAACTCCAAGCGTTGAGCGCCACCGCCAGCGCACGGCGGTTCAATGACTGGGCAACGTATACCGCTGAGCTCACGGACTGGATCGCCACGCTGCGCCGCCGCAATTCCGTCTAG